From Nguyenibacter vanlangensis, one genomic window encodes:
- a CDS encoding ABC transporter permease subunit: MHQILENYFNAQVIGAAFPEVLQGFWVTVRAASCIIVLGLGTGLGLALLRCVPSRVLSGLIRVYVEIFRTMPQLVILIFIYFGLPYAGIRLSALFSTVVALAAVLAAFSAEIFWTSIVAVPRGQWEAALALGFRRPRALFVFILPQAIRLALPLVTNRTIAITKGTAFGVAVSLQETLGSAQSVMSMKANASPLTLAAGFYLLFFFPLVMFSRYTERHFSR, translated from the coding sequence ATGCATCAGATTCTCGAGAATTATTTCAATGCCCAGGTCATAGGGGCGGCATTTCCGGAGGTCCTTCAAGGTTTCTGGGTGACGGTCCGTGCCGCGTCGTGCATCATCGTCCTGGGCCTGGGAACGGGTCTCGGCCTGGCCCTGCTGCGATGCGTGCCCAGTCGTGTCCTGAGCGGACTGATACGCGTCTATGTGGAAATTTTCCGGACCATGCCGCAGTTGGTGATCCTGATCTTCATCTATTTCGGGCTGCCTTACGCGGGCATTCGCCTGTCGGCCCTTTTTTCGACGGTGGTGGCCCTCGCTGCGGTTCTGGCCGCGTTTTCGGCCGAGATCTTCTGGACCTCCATCGTCGCCGTGCCGCGCGGGCAGTGGGAGGCGGCCCTGGCACTCGGATTCCGGCGTCCGCGGGCCTTGTTCGTCTTCATCCTGCCCCAGGCGATCCGGCTGGCCCTTCCCCTCGTCACCAACAGGACGATCGCCATCACGAAGGGAACGGCGTTCGGGGTCGCGGTTTCCCTGCAGGAAACGCTGGGCAGCGCGCAAAGCGTCATGTCGATGAAGGCGAACGCGTCTCCGCTGACACTGGCGGCCGGCTTCTACCTGCTGTTCTTCTTTCCGCTTGTCATGTTCAGCCGATATACGGAACGGCATTTCTCGCGCTAA
- a CDS encoding NAD(P)-dependent oxidoreductase, whose product MKIFVTGGTGSIGLAVAEALLAQGHMPVLFATTAVPPRFGERAPFRGMGFIQGDIGSAYDLDRALGASRPDIVIHLAAVTPDPDAERAAPARVTEINISGVASLMAAARAVPGLQRVVIASSVAVYGPVDPAEGEIPESRPLAPSTLYGISKAAAERTALRLGEIYGLDVRVARIGPVYGPWEHGTAVRPMLSPHAQLLALLLRGKPAVLDRPMAGDWLYSRDAGAGIAALALAPGLTHDIYNIGSGDTSTVVEWGRAMATALRGASVVLAGPGEDSNIRSALQRDRAPLSIDRLVRDTGHEPRFAGTAAVADFLGWLEQYPDDM is encoded by the coding sequence TTGAAAATCTTCGTGACAGGCGGCACCGGCTCCATCGGACTGGCCGTGGCGGAAGCGCTTCTCGCGCAGGGGCATATGCCGGTCCTGTTCGCGACGACGGCCGTTCCGCCACGGTTCGGGGAAAGGGCGCCCTTTCGGGGCATGGGCTTTATCCAGGGCGATATCGGTTCGGCATATGACCTTGACCGTGCGCTGGGGGCCAGCCGGCCGGATATCGTCATCCATCTGGCGGCCGTCACCCCCGATCCGGACGCGGAACGGGCCGCGCCGGCGCGCGTGACCGAGATCAATATCTCGGGCGTCGCATCGCTGATGGCGGCGGCGCGGGCCGTCCCGGGTCTGCAGCGCGTCGTGATCGCGAGCAGCGTGGCGGTCTATGGCCCCGTGGATCCGGCAGAAGGAGAGATTCCGGAAAGCCGGCCGCTCGCGCCGTCCACCCTGTACGGCATCAGCAAGGCGGCGGCGGAAAGAACGGCGCTTCGGCTCGGGGAAATTTATGGACTGGATGTTCGGGTCGCCCGCATCGGGCCGGTCTATGGCCCTTGGGAACATGGCACGGCGGTACGCCCCATGCTCAGCCCCCACGCGCAGCTTCTGGCGCTGCTGCTGCGCGGCAAGCCAGCCGTTCTGGACAGGCCCATGGCGGGAGACTGGCTGTACAGCCGCGATGCCGGCGCGGGGATCGCGGCGCTTGCGCTGGCCCCGGGACTGACGCACGACATCTATAATATAGGAAGCGGCGACACCAGCACCGTCGTCGAATGGGGACGCGCCATGGCGACCGCCCTGCGTGGCGCGTCCGTCGTCCTGGCCGGCCCGGGTGAGGACAGCAATATCCGCTCGGCACTACAGCGCGACCGCGCCCCGCTTTCGATCGACCGCCTGGTGCGGGACACGGGGCATGAACCGCGATTCGCGGGCACAGCGGCCGTCGCCGACTTTCTTGGCTGGCTGGAGCAATATCCCGATGACATGTAA
- a CDS encoding transporter substrate-binding domain-containing protein, producing the protein MQMMKLYGAVLSAVLVMVSGTVRGAAPSPSSSPSGTLTVGSDFGVAPWIVRGRDGPEGFGVDLIRAVARDMGYGAVDIEDINFSGLFPALFSARIDMTVNPLNITRERSERLLFSEPIFATGNGFIVLKGERMAGLEDLRGKILAVNRGTLSDIWAAQNQNRYGFTVQRYETFPDSVLAVLTGRAFTALNEIPTTIYAASRNPLIEVAYRDFDGRNFAYAFRRGDVALRDRAERAIECLKRKGVLARLYTRWYGSAPPKDNPLTTIYPGFGPPGFSGYDARPHDLNCR; encoded by the coding sequence ATGCAGATGATGAAATTGTACGGTGCTGTCCTGTCTGCGGTGCTGGTCATGGTTTCGGGAACGGTGCGCGGGGCCGCGCCATCGCCGTCGTCGTCGCCTTCCGGGACCTTGACGGTCGGGTCGGATTTCGGCGTGGCACCGTGGATCGTCCGGGGGCGCGACGGTCCGGAAGGCTTCGGGGTCGATCTGATCCGCGCGGTTGCCCGGGACATGGGCTACGGCGCGGTCGATATCGAGGATATCAATTTTTCCGGGCTGTTCCCGGCGCTGTTCTCCGCCCGGATCGACATGACGGTTAATCCCCTCAACATAACGCGGGAGCGTAGCGAGCGGCTGCTATTCAGCGAGCCCATCTTTGCGACGGGCAACGGCTTCATCGTGCTCAAGGGGGAAAGGATGGCGGGGCTGGAAGATCTCCGGGGAAAAATTCTGGCGGTGAATCGCGGCACTCTGTCCGACATATGGGCGGCACAGAACCAGAACCGATACGGCTTCACGGTCCAGCGTTATGAGACATTTCCTGATTCCGTGCTGGCCGTTTTGACCGGGCGGGCCTTTACGGCCCTGAACGAAATCCCGACCACCATTTATGCCGCCAGCAGAAATCCGCTGATCGAAGTCGCCTACAGGGATTTCGACGGCCGGAATTTCGCCTATGCCTTCCGCCGAGGCGACGTGGCGCTGCGCGACCGGGCCGAACGGGCCATCGAATGCCTGAAACGGAAGGGCGTCCTGGCCAGGCTCTATACCAGATGGTACGGGTCGGCTCCTCCAAAGGACAATCCCCTGACCACCATCTATCCGGGTTTCGGGCCTCCGGGATTTTCGGGGTACGACGCCAGGCCGCATGATCTCAATTGTCGTTGA
- a CDS encoding dihydroorotase family protein has translation MKIDFVLKGTVVTESAVIGDGWVAVADERIVQIGQGTSPACDNLVDYGDALLLPGGIDAQVHSRTQAGQEDFVWTTRAAAAGGVTTIMDMPYDDGFLVCNADRLMQKANEAAAQVRTDFGLWGTIDPRVGAGDIAGMVQAGAVGFKFSTFETHPERFPRIPSALLAECFAEIAQYGLAAGVHNEDDEYVKSAIADVKKKGLSDWSAHGLSRPALAEALAITQIYEIGVATGCSAHVVHASIPRGYELCAAYRQQGADTTIEACIHYLLLDEEGDVARLAGKAKVNPPIRPRRDVEGLWHHLAAGNVTIVSTDHVSWSLDRKLNDDMLANASGVPSLEVIYPLFLTELGRRGLSLSWGPRLLACNPSRLFRISGQKGALRPGLDADITVMKRERWTYDAQASTNAFADWSPYDGREIDWKVAATYLRGRMVYDGDTVMAQPGSGRRVRPWTGRIPQ, from the coding sequence ATGAAAATCGATTTTGTTCTCAAGGGTACGGTCGTGACCGAAAGCGCGGTTATCGGGGACGGCTGGGTGGCGGTCGCGGACGAAAGGATCGTCCAGATCGGGCAGGGCACGTCGCCCGCCTGCGACAACTTGGTCGATTACGGCGACGCGCTGCTGCTGCCCGGCGGGATCGACGCTCAGGTCCATTCCCGCACTCAGGCCGGGCAGGAGGATTTCGTCTGGACCACGCGCGCGGCGGCGGCGGGCGGCGTGACGACCATCATGGACATGCCCTATGACGACGGCTTCCTGGTCTGCAATGCCGACCGACTGATGCAGAAGGCGAATGAGGCCGCCGCCCAGGTCCGGACCGATTTCGGCCTATGGGGGACGATCGACCCGCGCGTCGGCGCCGGCGATATTGCCGGTATGGTGCAAGCGGGGGCCGTGGGTTTCAAATTCTCGACTTTCGAGACGCATCCCGAGCGTTTCCCGCGGATTCCCTCCGCCCTGCTGGCCGAATGCTTTGCGGAGATCGCGCAATACGGCTTGGCCGCCGGCGTCCACAACGAGGACGACGAATACGTCAAGTCCGCGATCGCGGACGTGAAGAAGAAGGGGCTGTCCGACTGGTCGGCGCACGGGCTGTCCCGCCCCGCCTTGGCGGAGGCGCTGGCGATCACCCAGATCTATGAAATCGGGGTGGCGACGGGCTGTTCGGCGCATGTCGTGCATGCCTCGATCCCCCGCGGCTACGAACTCTGCGCGGCCTATCGCCAGCAGGGCGCGGATACGACCATCGAGGCCTGCATCCATTACCTGCTGCTGGACGAGGAAGGCGACGTCGCCCGGCTGGCGGGCAAGGCGAAGGTCAATCCGCCCATCCGCCCGCGACGCGATGTCGAAGGGCTATGGCACCACCTGGCCGCAGGGAACGTGACCATCGTCTCGACCGACCATGTATCGTGGTCGCTGGACCGCAAGCTGAACGACGACATGCTCGCCAACGCGTCGGGCGTGCCATCGTTGGAGGTGATCTATCCGCTGTTCCTGACGGAGCTGGGCAGGCGGGGCCTGTCCCTGAGCTGGGGGCCGCGTCTTCTGGCCTGCAATCCGTCGCGTCTTTTCCGGATTTCCGGGCAGAAGGGCGCGCTACGGCCGGGGCTGGACGCCGATATCACGGTCATGAAGCGTGAACGCTGGACGTACGACGCCCAGGCAAGCACGAACGCCTTCGCGGACTGGAGCCCCTATGACGGGCGGGAAATCGACTGGAAGGTCGCCGCGACCTACCTGCGCGGCCGCATGGTCTATGACGGCGACACCGTGATGGCGCAGCCCGGTTCCGGCCGGCGTGTCAGGCCGTGGACAGGCCGTATTCCGCAATGA
- a CDS encoding glucose 1-dehydrogenase → MRLPDKIAIVTGASSGIGRAIALLFAQEGAAVIAADITEDVVEGGEPVIDVLRRLTDKTMFVRADVSKEADVRSLFHQVVARYGRVDILVNNAMVRGGLPLAETTEADWDRVMDVNLKGAYLCLREAVRQMLTQDIVNDARGRIVNITSQHGMIGAPRDFAYGVSKAGLVYMTRQVATDYARDFIVCNAVAPGKILTGKTGAAVDPECLDYSRRRTPMPRLGTPRDVAYAVLFLASDDATYIAGHNLMVDGGWMAQ, encoded by the coding sequence ATGCGCCTGCCAGACAAGATCGCGATCGTCACGGGAGCGTCCTCCGGCATCGGCCGGGCCATCGCCCTGCTTTTCGCCCAGGAGGGCGCGGCCGTCATCGCCGCCGACATTACCGAAGACGTCGTGGAGGGCGGCGAACCCGTCATCGATGTCCTGCGCCGACTGACGGACAAGACCATGTTCGTCAGGGCCGACGTTTCGAAAGAAGCTGATGTTCGATCGCTGTTTCATCAGGTCGTAGCACGGTACGGTCGTGTCGATATCCTGGTCAACAACGCGATGGTCCGCGGCGGGTTGCCCCTGGCGGAGACGACCGAGGCAGACTGGGACCGTGTCATGGACGTCAACCTGAAGGGTGCCTATCTCTGCCTGCGGGAAGCCGTGCGCCAGATGCTGACGCAGGACATCGTGAACGACGCCCGGGGGCGGATCGTCAACATCACGTCCCAGCACGGCATGATCGGCGCGCCGCGCGATTTCGCTTATGGCGTTAGTAAGGCGGGGCTTGTCTATATGACCAGGCAGGTCGCCACCGATTACGCAAGGGACTTCATCGTCTGCAACGCCGTGGCGCCGGGCAAGATCCTGACCGGCAAGACGGGCGCCGCCGTTGATCCCGAGTGTCTTGACTATTCCAGGCGGCGTACCCCGATGCCGCGCCTGGGAACGCCCCGGGACGTGGCGTACGCGGTTCTGTTCCTGGCCAGTGACGATGCCACCTATATCGCGGGCCACAACCTGATGGTGGATGGGGGATGGATGGCCCAGTAG
- a CDS encoding polysaccharide deacetylase family protein, translating to MTAADETNGRDFVGYGGRPPVVRWPGGARIAVSFVINLEEGSEQSVLDGDSHGETLGEVSRAPAAGERDLAMESFFEYGSRAGVWRLIDLFDQFGLPVSMYACPVALRRTPQLANYLSGAAQHEIVCHGYRWEEVSRLTPDLERDHIHRAYDLLKVLTGRAPSGWYCRYAPSARTRALLVEHGGFHYDCDSYADDLPYVVSVNGREWCVVPHALDANDIKFWRGGFAKGDDFFAYLKDTFDCLYREGATHPKMMTISLHCRIAGRPGRAEGLRRFVEYIGGIDNVWVATRGQIADAFMKS from the coding sequence ATGACGGCTGCTGATGAAACGAACGGACGCGATTTTGTCGGGTATGGCGGACGGCCCCCCGTTGTCCGGTGGCCAGGCGGCGCGCGCATCGCGGTGTCCTTCGTCATCAATCTGGAGGAAGGGTCCGAGCAGAGCGTGCTGGACGGGGATTCGCATGGCGAGACCCTGGGCGAGGTGTCCCGCGCGCCGGCGGCGGGCGAACGTGACCTGGCCATGGAGTCGTTCTTCGAATACGGTAGCCGAGCCGGGGTCTGGCGCCTGATCGACCTGTTCGACCAGTTCGGGCTGCCGGTCTCGATGTATGCCTGCCCGGTGGCGTTGCGGCGCACGCCGCAACTGGCGAACTATCTGTCGGGTGCCGCCCAGCATGAAATCGTCTGTCACGGCTATCGTTGGGAAGAGGTATCCCGGCTGACGCCGGACCTCGAACGGGACCATATCCACCGCGCCTACGACCTGCTGAAGGTGCTGACCGGGCGGGCACCGTCCGGCTGGTACTGCCGCTACGCGCCCAGCGCGCGCACGCGGGCGCTGTTGGTCGAACATGGCGGGTTTCACTACGATTGTGATTCCTACGCCGACGACCTGCCGTACGTCGTCTCCGTCAACGGGCGCGAATGGTGCGTGGTCCCCCACGCCCTGGATGCGAACGACATCAAGTTCTGGCGCGGCGGGTTCGCGAAAGGTGATGATTTCTTCGCCTATCTCAAGGACACGTTCGACTGCCTGTACCGCGAGGGCGCCACGCACCCGAAGATGATGACGATCAGCCTGCATTGCCGGATCGCGGGCCGGCCCGGTCGGGCCGAAGGCCTGCGCAGATTCGTCGAATATATTGGCGGCATCGACAATGTGTGGGTTGCGACGCGGGGCCAGATAGCCGATGCGTTCATGAAATCCTGA
- a CDS encoding amino acid ABC transporter ATP-binding protein: MTCNTHAPKRTDGVPAIDVRALQKHYGSFQVLKDVTLSIAPGRRVVICGPSGSGKSTLIRCMNGLERFDGGELHINGLAINGKARRLDLIRRDVGMVFQHFNLFPHVSILENLMIAPMKVRGKSKAEAESLARFYLERVKLSAHADKRPLAISGGQQQRVAIARALCMEPRIMLFDEPTSALDPEMTREVLDVMVGLAGDGMTMVCVTHEMGFARSVADEVIFMDAGRIVERNVPDVFFQAPAHDRTRAFLQQIIRH, from the coding sequence ATGACATGTAACACTCATGCGCCGAAGCGTACCGACGGCGTCCCCGCCATCGACGTGCGCGCGCTCCAGAAACATTACGGCAGTTTTCAGGTCCTGAAGGATGTCACCCTTTCGATCGCGCCGGGCAGGCGCGTCGTCATCTGCGGTCCATCGGGCTCGGGGAAGTCCACGCTGATCCGCTGCATGAACGGACTGGAACGATTCGACGGCGGCGAACTGCATATCAACGGCCTGGCCATCAACGGGAAAGCCAGAAGGCTGGACCTGATTCGGCGGGATGTCGGGATGGTGTTCCAGCATTTCAACCTGTTTCCGCATGTTAGCATCCTGGAAAACCTGATGATCGCGCCGATGAAAGTGCGCGGGAAATCGAAGGCCGAGGCCGAAAGCCTGGCCCGGTTCTATCTGGAGCGGGTCAAGCTTTCGGCCCATGCGGACAAGCGTCCGTTGGCGATTTCAGGCGGGCAGCAGCAGCGCGTCGCCATTGCGCGCGCCCTGTGCATGGAGCCCAGGATCATGCTCTTTGACGAGCCGACATCCGCCCTGGACCCGGAAATGACGCGGGAGGTCCTGGATGTCATGGTCGGTCTGGCCGGGGACGGCATGACGATGGTCTGCGTGACCCATGAAATGGGTTTTGCCCGCAGCGTCGCGGATGAGGTCATTTTCATGGACGCCGGCCGGATCGTGGAACGGAACGTGCCGGACGTCTTTTTCCAGGCACCGGCGCACGACCGCACCCGCGCCTTCCTGCAACAGATTATCCGTCACTGA
- a CDS encoding amino acid ABC transporter permease — translation MHLFLTDFFNISSLATVRYLLWQGLRLTLLLSAAALPMAVLCGLCVALFYSFSGQRVRRVMLVLIDLMRAFPVLMMLILIYYGLPFLGITLGGFSAVVTAIVLNNTGYFSEIFRAGLESVPPAQMEAALALGFRRAQATLHLILPQVLRKVAAPLASNALELVKTTSIAGLVAIPELIRSAQIAQEQIYNPTPLTAVGVIFFVLLWPFSHLVSRMERAALLGRADI, via the coding sequence ATGCACCTGTTCCTGACGGATTTCTTCAATATTTCGTCGCTCGCGACGGTCCGGTATCTGCTGTGGCAGGGGCTTCGGCTTACGCTTCTACTGTCCGCCGCCGCGTTGCCGATGGCCGTGCTGTGCGGGCTCTGCGTCGCGCTTTTCTACAGTTTCTCGGGACAGAGGGTCCGGCGGGTGATGCTGGTGCTGATCGACCTGATGAGGGCTTTTCCGGTCCTGATGATGTTGATCCTGATCTATTATGGCCTGCCGTTTCTGGGGATCACGCTCGGCGGCTTTTCCGCCGTCGTGACTGCGATCGTCCTCAACAATACCGGCTATTTCAGCGAAATATTCCGCGCCGGGCTCGAATCGGTGCCGCCGGCGCAGATGGAAGCAGCCTTGGCCCTGGGATTTCGTCGCGCGCAGGCCACACTCCATCTCATTCTGCCGCAGGTCCTGCGCAAGGTCGCCGCGCCGTTGGCCAGCAACGCCCTGGAACTGGTCAAGACCACGTCGATCGCCGGGCTGGTCGCGATTCCGGAACTGATCCGTTCCGCCCAGATCGCGCAGGAACAGATCTACAATCCCACGCCCCTGACCGCTGTGGGTGTCATCTTTTTCGTCCTGCTATGGCCGTTTTCCCACCTCGTCTCGCGCATGGAGCGAGCGGCGCTGTTGGGGAGGGCCGATATTTGA
- a CDS encoding MFS transporter — MNANDNPRRALIAAMAGFALDGFDMLMLSFMLPSLSHDLALSPTDSGVLVTWTLVGGAIGGSGFGILADYIGRARVLSFSILVFSVFSILSAFSTGFYDLLFYRFCAGLGMGCEFGVGVVLATEAYPIAQRPRIASYVGLSWQIGVLLASLVTPLLLPVVGWRGAFVVGGLPALAAFFIRRGVRDSDEFRTARALRPAGENPVKGLWYPPVRRRSSVAICTMAFIQNFGYYGLMIWLPSYLTKERGFSMIHSGFAAALMVVGMIVGVLLFGRLSARIGYRLAFVSYQLGAAMIVLLYACVQSGQTLMLLGIVAGIFVNGMMGGYGELVGAYYPSENRSTAQSVLWSIGRACGGLAPLVIGYAAARLSFGGALAFLAFIYVVDLVVTVFVLPGRPGAAPAPRGTGAVSCEHG; from the coding sequence ATGAACGCAAACGACAATCCGCGGCGCGCCCTGATCGCGGCGATGGCGGGGTTTGCCCTGGACGGCTTCGACATGCTGATGCTCAGCTTCATGCTGCCGTCGCTGTCGCACGACCTGGCGTTGTCGCCGACCGACAGCGGCGTCTTGGTGACGTGGACGCTGGTAGGCGGTGCGATCGGCGGGTCTGGATTCGGTATCCTGGCAGACTATATCGGCCGGGCCAGGGTCTTGTCGTTTTCGATCTTGGTGTTTTCTGTATTTTCGATCCTTTCCGCTTTTTCAACGGGGTTCTACGATCTTCTGTTCTACAGGTTCTGCGCGGGCCTTGGCATGGGTTGTGAATTCGGCGTCGGCGTGGTGCTGGCGACCGAGGCGTATCCCATCGCGCAACGGCCGCGCATCGCGTCCTATGTGGGTTTGAGCTGGCAGATCGGGGTGTTGCTGGCGTCGCTGGTGACGCCGCTGCTTCTGCCGGTCGTCGGCTGGCGTGGGGCCTTCGTGGTGGGGGGACTGCCGGCGCTGGCGGCGTTCTTCATCCGGCGCGGGGTGCGGGATTCCGACGAATTCCGGACGGCGCGCGCGCTGCGTCCCGCGGGCGAAAACCCGGTGAAGGGACTGTGGTATCCGCCGGTCCGGCGACGCAGTTCCGTTGCGATCTGCACGATGGCCTTCATACAGAACTTTGGTTATTACGGCCTGATGATCTGGCTTCCTTCCTATCTGACGAAGGAACGCGGGTTCAGCATGATCCATTCGGGATTCGCTGCGGCGCTGATGGTCGTCGGGATGATCGTGGGGGTCCTGTTATTCGGGCGCCTATCGGCGAGGATCGGCTACAGACTGGCCTTCGTGTCCTATCAGCTTGGCGCCGCGATGATCGTGCTGCTGTACGCATGCGTCCAGTCCGGCCAGACGCTTATGCTGCTGGGTATCGTCGCCGGCATCTTCGTCAACGGGATGATGGGCGGATATGGCGAACTGGTCGGCGCGTATTATCCCTCGGAAAACCGCAGTACGGCACAGAGCGTATTGTGGAGCATCGGCCGGGCGTGCGGGGGGCTGGCGCCGCTTGTTATCGGGTACGCCGCCGCGCGACTGAGCTTCGGCGGCGCGCTGGCATTCCTGGCGTTCATCTATGTCGTCGATCTGGTCGTGACCGTGTTTGTCCTGCCCGGTCGACCCGGCGCGGCGCCGGCCCCGCGTGGAACGGGGGCGGTGTCCTGCGAACACGGATGA